The genomic interval GTTGATTTGCCGTGATCGATGTGGGCAATGATGGAGAAGTTACGAATATTCTGCATAATAAAGCGTTATAAAGCGGTTATCGGTAAAAGGCGCATAGTATAGACAAATCCGACCTTTACTGCAGCATATTGTGTTGCGATGTGGTAAATCTCTGATTATAGCGAGGACGTATCTTTTTCTATGCTCGTTGATCAAGCCCATTGCAGGCGTTTATTAGGCATTAGTTTGATCAATAGGGAGAAGTTTATGTTGCACAATATTCTTATTCTAAAGTGATTTCTATGAGAGAGGTGCAATAGTGGCGGTTTTTTCTTACAATGATTGTTTTGATTTTTGAGTTTCTCAATGACCTCATCCCATTCTCATGACAACTGGTTGGTGCAATTGCGCCGCGGGTTCACCGATTTATGGTTTTTGCTCTCGATCACGCTCGGGATCGGTTTATTATTGGTTTTGCTCGGTTATCACGCAGGCGACCCCGGCTGGAGTACGTCTGGTGGCGGTGAAGCGCAGCACTGGTTTGGTGCAATAGGCGCTTATCTTGCTGATGCGCTGCTATCTCTATTGGGTTATGGCGCTTATTTTATCCCGATCGGTCTGATATTAGTCGGCTGGCAGAGTGCTAAAACGGCACAACTCAGTATGGAGCGCTTAGGGTTTAGCGTGCTCAGCTTTGTCGCGGTCACCATTGCGCTATGTGGGATTTTAACCTTGCACTGGGACAAGCCAATAAACAGCATCGCGGTGACTGGCGGAGGATTTTTAGGGCAGATACTTAATATTGAACTCTTAAGTCGTCTGCAATTACCGCTCGTGATGGCAATCTATAGTGTGATTGTCCTTTTTGGTTTAACCATCTTACTCAGCATTCGTTGGGGTACGGTGTTAGAAAAAATTGGTTCAATGGTGTTTTTGGCAGGCGCTGCGATTATTGCCTGGTTTGGCTTAATGGGTAAAAAACGTGGCGTTGATGCCTCAGAACCACCAAGCAGCCAAGCTGAAGCTGACCAACGCCGCTTGGATATTAAGCAACGTTTAGAGCCCTTGCTTTCCCTTGAAGACGAGGATGATGCGGCATTAAGTTGGCAGGATTATCAATCTGAAGAGTTCGGTGAATATTTAAGTACAGAACCTCAAGATCAAGAACCACGATTATCAAGCTTTGGTACTCAGCCAGAGGTTGAAGACGCGCCGATGGAACCATCTTTATGGGGCGATGATGGTGAGCTTGTTATAGAGGAATCTGACAGTGCTGAAGCAGAGCCCGTTTGGCCAGAAGTAACAGCACAAGAACCGCCAGCTCCTATTGATGATGGCTTTGATAATTTAGTTGATGAGGTTGAAGAACGCCCAGCGGCAAGTGTGACTTCAGGACAAATGCGAGTGCGTATGCCACAGGGCAGCCAATCGCCGATGCCCAAAACGACCGGCCAACAGCAAGAGGGCGTTTATCAACTCCCGCCATTATCGCTTTTATCCACGCCGCCACCTAGAGAGAACCTCTATAGCGGCGATGAAATTGAAGCGATGAAAACGCAGGTTGAAGAAGCATTGCGTAATTATCGCTTAGATGTTCAGGTGGCTAATGTTGCGGTTGGCCCAGTGGTCACACGCCTAGAACTCGACCTCGCTCCAGGCATCAAAGTCAACCAGGTATCTAATTTAGATAAAGATTTGGCGCGATCGTTATCAGTACCTAGCGTACGGGTTGTGGATGTGATTCCCGGTAAACCGTATATTGGTTTAGAAATCCCGAACCGCAAACGGGAAACCGTGCATTTGCGCAGCGTATTAGAGTCTAGCGCGTATCGCGCGCAAAACTCACCATTAACCTTGGTGCTTGGTGGTGATATTGCCGGGCAGCCAGTGGTGGCAAATTTAGGCAAAATGCCGCATTTACTGGTCGCTGGTACGACCGGTTCGGGTAAGTCAGTGGCGATTAATGTCATGCTCGCCAGTATGCTGTATAAAGCAAAACCGGATGAATTGAAGTTGATTTTGGTTGATCCAAAGATGCTTGAAATGTCGATGTATGAAGACATTCCACATCTGCTCACGCCAGTGGTGACTGACATGAACGACGCAGAAAATGCATTGCGTTGGGCGGTTGCCGAAATGGAACGCCGCTATCAACTGATGGCAGCGATGAAAGTGCGTAGCATTGCCGGGTTCAATGAACTGATCGCTGAAAAAGAAGCCCAAGGTGAACGCCTTGATGATCCATTGTGGCGTGCTGAAGACTATTTAGGCATTGCCCATCGTCCACCGAAGCTGGAAAAACTCCCGTTTATCGTCATTGTGATTGATGAGTTGGCCGATATGATGATGGCGGTCGGTAAAAAAGTGGAAGAACTGATTGCGCGGATTGCACAAAAAGCACGTGCGGCTGGAATTCATCTCATTTTAGCCACCCAGCGTCCGTCAGTGGATGTGATTACCGGTTTGATTAAGGCCAATGTACCGACACGTATTTCATTCCAGGTATCGTCGAAAATTGATTCACGAACGATTATCGACCAACAGGGCGCTGAAAGCCTGCTCGGTAATGGCGATATGCTCTTTGTGCCGCCGGGTAGCGCGGCACCACAGCGTGTGCATGGTGCGTTTATCAATGACCATGAAGTTGATGAATTAACAACCTTTATTAAATCACAAGGCACACCTGATTATGAGGAAGCGATTGTCAGTCCAGTGGCGGCTGAAGATCTTGGTGCTTTTGGCGCGAGCGAAAAAAGCAATGACCCTGAACAAGATCCGAATTATGACGAAGCGGTAGCACTCGCTGCTGAGCATGGCACAGTGTCCATCTCATGGTTGCAACGACGTCTGGGTATTGGTTATAACCGATCTG from Suttonella sp. R2A3 carries:
- a CDS encoding DNA translocase FtsK; the protein is MTSSHSHDNWLVQLRRGFTDLWFLLSITLGIGLLLVLLGYHAGDPGWSTSGGGEAQHWFGAIGAYLADALLSLLGYGAYFIPIGLILVGWQSAKTAQLSMERLGFSVLSFVAVTIALCGILTLHWDKPINSIAVTGGGFLGQILNIELLSRLQLPLVMAIYSVIVLFGLTILLSIRWGTVLEKIGSMVFLAGAAIIAWFGLMGKKRGVDASEPPSSQAEADQRRLDIKQRLEPLLSLEDEDDAALSWQDYQSEEFGEYLSTEPQDQEPRLSSFGTQPEVEDAPMEPSLWGDDGELVIEESDSAEAEPVWPEVTAQEPPAPIDDGFDNLVDEVEERPAASVTSGQMRVRMPQGSQSPMPKTTGQQQEGVYQLPPLSLLSTPPPRENLYSGDEIEAMKTQVEEALRNYRLDVQVANVAVGPVVTRLELDLAPGIKVNQVSNLDKDLARSLSVPSVRVVDVIPGKPYIGLEIPNRKRETVHLRSVLESSAYRAQNSPLTLVLGGDIAGQPVVANLGKMPHLLVAGTTGSGKSVAINVMLASMLYKAKPDELKLILVDPKMLEMSMYEDIPHLLTPVVTDMNDAENALRWAVAEMERRYQLMAAMKVRSIAGFNELIAEKEAQGERLDDPLWRAEDYLGIAHRPPKLEKLPFIVIVIDELADMMMAVGKKVEELIARIAQKARAAGIHLILATQRPSVDVITGLIKANVPTRISFQVSSKIDSRTIIDQQGAESLLGNGDMLFVPPGSAAPQRVHGAFINDHEVDELTTFIKSQGTPDYEEAIVSPVAAEDLGAFGASEKSNDPEQDPNYDEAVALAAEHGTVSISWLQRRLGIGYNRSARIVEAMERAGVVSAPGGNGTRKVLISKPKDDF